One Nicotiana tomentosiformis chromosome 4, ASM39032v3, whole genome shotgun sequence genomic window carries:
- the LOC104119775 gene encoding GDSL esterase/lipase At5g03980-like, protein MASLSLHKVSFFLLVITFAYFSSPSAAQTKCNIRSVYQLGDSLADAGNVIRTPGASIIFRANQAPYGETFFRRPTGRFSNGRIIIDYISSAFKLSFLNAYLDRRASFSQGVNFAVAGATALNSSFWAARGIRLPTWNTPLAAQLGWFKSHLQSTCGSNCAQTLRSSSLIVMGEWGGNDYYNGFFQKKQLPEVRTYVPFVVAGIMKSIKDVIQLGATRILVPGIYPLGCLPLYLTSFPDSNANGYDQLGCLRNYNDFASYHNRYLTRGLASLQREFPNVRIVYGDYYGALLTLLRSASSFGFNQNTLLTACCGTGGRYNFNFRTVCGSASVRACSNPAQYVHWDGIHLTDEAHRHMTDIVVKDMLSRFGCTV, encoded by the coding sequence ATGGCTTCTCTGTCTCTACACAAagtatctttctttcttttagtgATAACTTTCGCATATTTCTCTTCTCCCTCAGCTGCCCAAACAAAATGTAACATCAGATCAGTTTACCAACTCGGTGACTCACTCGCTGATGCCGGAAATGTCATCCGTACACCCGGCGCTTCCATTATATTCCGAGCCAACCAAGCTCCTTACGGTGAAACCTTCTTTAGAAGACCTACCGGCCGTTTCTCAAACGGCCGTATTATTATCGACTACATTTCCTCTGCTTTCAAACTCTCCTTCCTCAATGCTTACTTGGACAGACGTGCTTCTTTTAGCCAAGGCGTTAACTTCGCCGTGGCTGGTGCCACGGCGCTAAATTCCTCTTTCTGGGCAGCTCGGGGTATTCGGCTGCCCACATGGAACACGCCGTTGGCTGCTCAATTAGGTTGGTTTAAATCTCATCTACAATCCACATGTGGTTCTAATTGTGCACAAACTCTTAGGAGTTCGTCTCTTATAGTGATGGGAGAATGGGGTGGCAATGATTATTACAATGGGTTTTTCCAAAAGAAGCAATTACCTGAGGTCCGTACTTACGTTCCTTTTGTTGTTGCCGGTATTATGAAAAGCATCAAAGATGTGATTCAGCTTGGGGCAactcgtattttggttccaggaATTTATCCACTGGGGTGTCTTCCTTTGTATTTGACATCTTTTCCTGATTCTAATGCAAATGGTTACGACCAATTGGGTTGCTTGAGAAATTATAATGATTTTGCTTCGTACCATAATAGATACCTGACCAGAGGTTTGGCATCTCTACAACGTGAATTTCCGAATGTTAGGATTGTCTATGGAGATTATTACGGAGCGCTTTTGACTCTTCTTCGTAGTGCTTCTTCGTTTGGATTTAATCAGAATACGTTGTTAACTGCGTGCTGTGGAACTGGAGGACGATACAACTTTAATTTCAGGACTGTGTGTGGATCAGCTAGTGTAAGAGCTTGTTCTAACCCGGCTCAATACGTGCATTGGGATGGTATTCATTTGACAGATGAAGCTCATCGTCATATGACAGACATTGTTGTCAAAGACATGCTTTCCAGATTCGGGTGTACCGTTTAG